A stretch of DNA from Cucurbita pepo subsp. pepo cultivar mu-cu-16 unplaced genomic scaffold, ASM280686v2 Cp4.1_scaffold000846, whole genome shotgun sequence:
CAATCTCCTTCTCACATCTGACTTATATTTCTCCACGTCCTTCTCTTCATCGCTCCTGCAACCAAACAAGCAAACCCATCACTCACCAAGCACAGACACAAGATTTGTGATTTGTGGGCTGACACTGACCTAAAGAACAGATCGGACCATCCATGGTACCCCTTTTGAACGAGGTTCTCAATGGTGGCTGATCTCAGAGCTTCCCTTCTAGcagaaatcaaaatgatatCCACTCCTTTTGCTTTCAATAGATTGAAAAACCTCAATGTGTGCCCCAAAACTGGTGCTTTGGCCTCGCTCATCCATGCTTCCAAATCTGTGatattcaatttcttcccCCTACACTCCATGAATctcattcaacaaaataaaccCTCTAACAGATTCTACAGACCCACAAACATTCTTCAGCAATCAAGAGATCTCAGACATTGCATTAGTCagaacacaacaaaagaaagtTGATCATATTCATCAATCAGAACAGATTCAACGGACCCATAAAGATTATTCGTCAAAacattcaaacaaataaaGGGTATGAAGGaaacgagaaaagaaaattacccaTGTTCATCNNNNNNNNNNNNNNNNNNNNNNNNNNNNNNNNNNNNNNNNNNNNNNNNNNNNNNNNNNNNNNNNNNNNNNNNNNNNNNNNNNNNNNNNNNNNNNNNNNNNNNNNNNNNNNNNNNNNNNNNNNNNNNNNNNNNNNNNNNNNNNNNNNNNNNNNNNNNNNNNNNNNNNNNNNNNNNNNNNNNNNNNNNNNNNNNNNNNNNNNNNNNNNNNNNNNNNNNNNNNNNNNNNNNNNNNNNNNNNNNNNNNNNNNNNNNNNNNNNNNNNNNNNNNNNNNNNNNNNNNNNNNNNNNNNNNNNNNNNNNNNNNNNNNNNNNNNNNNNNNNNNNNNNNNNNNNNNNNNNNNNNNNNNNNNNNNNNNNNNNNNNNNNNNNNNNNNNNNNNNNNNNNNNNNNNNNNNNNNNNNNNNNNNNNNNNNNNNNNNNNNNNNNNNNNNNNNNNNNNNNNNNNNNNNNNNNNNNNNNNNNNNNNNNNNNNNNNNNNNNNNNNNNNNNNNNNNNNNNNNNNNNNNNNNNNNNNNNNNNNNNNNNNNNNNNNNNNNNNNNNNNNNNNNNNNNNNNNNNNNNNNNNNNNNNNNNNNNNNNNNNNNNNNNNNNNNNNNNNNNNNNNNNNNNNNNNNNNNNNNNNNNNNNNNNNNNNNNNNNNNNNNNNNNNNNNNNNNNNNNNNNNNNNNNNNNNNNNNNNNNNNNNNNNNNNNNNNNNNNNNNNNNNNNNNNNNNNNNNNNNNNNNNNNNNNNNNNNNNNNNNNNNNNNNNNNNNNNNNNNNNNNNNNNNNNNNNNNNNNNNNNNNNNNNNNNNNNNNNNNNNNNNNNNNNNNNNNNNNNNNNNNNNNNNNNNNNNNNNNNNNNNNNNNNNNNNNNNNNNNNNNNNNNNNNNNNNNNNNNNNNNNNNNNNNNNNNNNNNNNNNNNNNNNNNNNNNNNNNNNNNNNNNNNNNNNNNNNNNNNNNNNNNNNNNNNNNNNNNNNNNNNNNNNNNNNNNNNNNNNNNNNNNNNNNNNNNNNNNNNNNNNNNNNNNNNNNNNNNNNNNNNNNNNNNNNNNNNNNNNNNNNNNNNNNNNNNNNNNNNNNNNNNNNNNNNNNNNNNNNNNNNNNNNNNNNNNNNNNNNNNNNNNNNNNNNNNNNNNNNNNNNNNNNNNNNNNNNNNNNNNNNNNNNNNNNNNNNNNNNNNNNNNNNNNNNNNNNNNNNNNNNNNNNNNNNNNNNNNNNNNNNNNNNNNNNNNNNNNNNNNNNNNNNNNNNNNNNNNNNNNNNNNNNNNNNNNNNNNNNNNNNNNNNNNNNNNNNNNNNNNNNNNNNNNNNNNNNNNNNNNNNNNNNNNNNNNNNNNNNNNNNNNNNNNNNNNNNNNNNNNNNNNNNNNNNNNNNNNNNNNNNNNNNNNNNNNNNNNNNNNNNNNNNNNNNNNNNNNNNNNNNNNNNNNNNNNNNNNNNNNNNNNNNNNNNNNNNNNNNNNNNNNNNNNNNNNNNNNNNNNNNNNNNNNNNNNNNNNNNNNNNNNNNNNNNNNNNNNNNNNNNNNNNNNNNNNNNNNNNNNNNNNNNNNNNNNNNNNNNNNNNNNNNNNNNNNNNNNNNNNNNNNNNNNNNNNNNNNNNNNNNNNNNNNNNNNNNNNNNNNNNNNNNNNNNNNNNNNNNNNNNNNNNNNNNNNNNNNNNNNNNNNNNNNNNNNNNNNNNNNNNNNNNNNNNNNNNNNNNNNNNNNNNNNNNNNNNNNNNNNNNNNNNNNNNNNNNNNNNNNNNNNNNNNNNNNNNNNNNNNNNNNNNNNNNNNNNNNNNNNNNNNNNNNNNNNNNNNNNNNNNNNNNNNNNNNNNNNNNNNNNNNNNNNNNNNNNNNNNNNNNNNNNNNNNNNNNNNNNNNNNNNNNNNNNNNNNNNNNNNNNNNNNNNNNNNNNNNNNNNNNNNNNNNNNNNNNNNNNNNNNNNNNNNNNNNNNNNNNNNNNNNNNNNNNNNNNNNNNNNNNNNNNNNNNNNNNNNNNNNNNNNNNNNNNNNNNNNNNNNNNNNNNNNNNNNNNNNNNNNNNNNNNNNNNNNNNNNNNNNNNNNNNNNNNNNNNNNNNNNNNNNNNNNNNNNNNNNNNNNNNNNNNNNNNNNNNNNNNNNNNNNNNNNNNNNNNNNNNNNNNNNNNNNNNNNNNNNNNNNNNNNNNNNNNNNNNNNNNNNNNNNNNNNNNNNNNNNNNNNNNNNNNNNNNNNNNNNNNNNNNNNNNNNNNNNNNNNNNNNNNNNNNNNNNNNNNNNNNNNNNNNNNNNNNNNNNNNNNNNNNNNNNNNNNNNNNNNNNNNNNNNNNNNNNNNNNNNNNNNNNNNNNNNNNNNNNNNNNNNNNNNNNNNNNNNNNNNNNNNNNNNNNNNNNNNNNNNNNNNNNNNNNNNNNNNNNNNNNNNNNNNNNNNNNNNNNNNNNNNNNNNNNNNNNNNNNNNNNNNNN
This window harbors:
- the LOC111785928 gene encoding acid phosphatase 1-like, giving the protein MRFMECRGKKLNITDLEAWMSEAKAPVLGHTLRFFNLLKAKGVDIILISARREALRSATIENLVQKGYHGWSDLFFRSDEEKDVEKYKSDVRRRLVKGGYCIWGILGDQYSSLEGTPSGRRTFKLPNPMYYAQNQPKELLRKLEIERRAPQCPILQACS